A portion of the Planctomycetaceae bacterium genome contains these proteins:
- a CDS encoding tetratricopeptide repeat protein — MSPGTTWNTSKQQADGPLADYQGIKEAADCCAVAGDLERARGLYRQALELEPHRADSYAGLGVVALAEGRPYEAQGYFELARDLDRNCTEACSGLAMIYQDRKEYRQAFAMYLRCLEIDGDNLMALLGLFQTSCQMGTFAMIVHYLKVYLSRHNDDAAVLFCLATLYAREGSLAAAREAAMKVLSLQPQNAEAAALLQRIEQTLSSRAADDHDARQ; from the coding sequence GTGTCTCCTGGCACAACATGGAATACGAGCAAGCAGCAGGCTGACGGCCCTCTGGCTGATTACCAGGGGATCAAAGAAGCCGCGGACTGCTGCGCCGTCGCCGGCGATCTGGAGCGCGCCCGCGGCCTCTACCGCCAGGCGCTGGAACTCGAACCGCACCGCGCCGACAGCTATGCCGGTCTGGGCGTGGTGGCTTTGGCCGAGGGGCGACCTTACGAGGCGCAGGGCTACTTCGAACTGGCCCGCGATCTCGATCGCAACTGCACCGAAGCCTGCTCGGGCCTGGCCATGATCTACCAGGACCGCAAGGAATATCGCCAGGCCTTCGCCATGTACCTGCGGTGTCTGGAAATCGACGGCGACAACCTGATGGCGCTGCTGGGGCTCTTCCAGACATCGTGCCAGATGGGCACGTTCGCCATGATCGTGCATTATCTCAAGGTCTATCTCAGCCGCCACAATGACGATGCCGCCGTGCTCTTCTGCCTGGCCACCCTCTACGCCCGCGAAGGCTCTCTTGCCGCCGCACGGGAGGCGGCGATGAAAGTCCTCTCGCTGCAGCCCCAAAACGCCGAAGCGGCCGCCCTGCTCCAGCGCATCGAGCAAACCCTCTCCTCCCGGGCGGCGGATGACCACGATGCCCGCCAGTGA